The following proteins are encoded in a genomic region of Diabrotica virgifera virgifera chromosome 1, PGI_DIABVI_V3a:
- the LOC126879260 gene encoding major royal jelly protein 3-like isoform X1 produces MGISERTYALQIYYNAKHLQYNYSSEQLVELIARHFEETLEDHITLQNYKDIDSLCQFLQIRESRLRERKSRRSREDYRLRETQDYRDRNQNRRDYTRREFNPRRENENRDNGRGNYEQRNRQWNEDRNREYQNRNTTLANQENRNNGRQNEQGYRENRNRSDRPRENRREVNNTQTDEYDGERHYDENINYDEQPAFFHDGAH; encoded by the coding sequence atgggtatatcagaaaggacatatgcattacaaatttactataacgcaaaacatttacaatataattactcatcggaacaattagtcgaactgattgcaagacatttcgaggaaacgctggaagaccatatcacattgcaaaactacaaagacatagatagtttatgccaattcctacaaataagagaatcacgtttaagagaaagaaaatcaagaaggtcgcgagaagattacaggctccgagaaacacaggattacagagatagaaatcaaaataggagggactatacaagacgagaatttaatcccagaagggaaaacgaaaatagagacaacggaagaggaaattatgaacaaagaaataggcaatggaatgaggacagaaatcgagaataccagaatagaaacaccacactcgcaaatcaagaaaacagaaataatggtagacaaaatgaacagggatatcgagaaaaccgaaacagatccgacagaccaagagaaaatagaagagaagtaaataatacccagacagatgaatatgacggagagagacattatgacgaaaatataaactacgatgagcaaccggcgttttttcacgacggcgctcactaa